The Haloplanus sp. CK5-1 genome segment GAACGGATCGAACGCGCCGACGAGGACGAGGCCGCCGACGCGTTGCTGGTGAAACTCGACACGCCCGGCGGGGCGGTCGTCCCGAGCGACGACATCCGCCGCGCGGCCGCCGACTTCGACGGTCCGACCGTCGCCTACGCTACCGACGTCTGTGCGAGCGGGGGTTACTGGATCGCGAGTGGCTGTGACGAACTCTGGGCCCGACGCGGGAGCATCGTCGGCAGCATCGGCGTCATCGGCTCGCGGGTGAACGTCTCCGAACTGGCCGACGAACTCGGGGTTTCGTACGAGCGCTTCGCGGCCGGGAAGTACAAGGACGCCGGCACTCCGCTGAAGGAACTCTCCGCGGACGAACGGGAGTACCTCCAGGGCCTGATTGACGGCTTCTACGACGACTTCGTCGAACGGGTCGCCGAGGGCCGCGGGATGGACCCCGAGGCGATCCGGGACACCGAGGCGCGCGTCTACCTCGGCGAGGACGCCCACGAACTCGGTTTGGTCGACGACATCGGCGACCGGGACGGCGTCGAGGACCGCGTCGGTGACCTCCTCGACGCGGAGGTGTCGGTCCGCGAGTTCGAACCCGAACGGGGGCTCGCCGACCGTCTCCGCGGCGGTGTGGCCGCCGTCGCCTACGCCTTCGGGGCCGGCGTCGCTGGCGTCGTCGGCGACGACGAACGCGGCTTCCGTCTCCGGTTTTGAAGCTCGGCGGGGGATATTTATTCCCGTGGATAGTTTTCTCGACCGTGACGACGCTCGTCCTGTGTGTCGACCGCGCCAACGACATCGGGCGGACGACCGGGGTGTCGATGCCCGTCGACGGCTGGGACGCGGTCCAGTCGCTGGCGACGGAAGTCGGATTGGCCGACCCCGAGGACTCGACGGTCAACTGCCTCCTCGAAGCGCTTCGCGTCACGCGTGACCTCCGGAACGACGGCGAGGAGGCGACCGTCGCCGCCGTCTCCGGCTCCGGCGACACCGCCGTCGATGCCGACCGGTCGGTCGCCGCACAGATCGACCAACTGCTGGACCGCCACGACCCCGCGTCGGCGATCATCGTCACCGACAGCGCCGACGACGAGCGACTGATTCCGGTCGTCGAGAGCCGCCTCCCCGTCGACTCCGTCGACCGGATCGTCGTCAGACAGGCACGAGATATCGAGTCGACGTACTACCTCCTCAAGCAGTTCCTCGCCGACGAACAACTCCGGTCGACGGTACTGGTCCCGCTCGGCGTCGGCCTCCTGCTCCTGCCCGTGTTGCTCGTCCGCTTCTCGGTCGGTGTGGCGCTCGCCGGCCTCGCCTCCCTGCTCGGGGCGGCGGTGTTGTACAAGGGACTGGCGATCGACGCCTACATCGCTCGCCTCCCCGACCAGACCCGGGACGCCCTCTACTCCGGGCAGGTGTCGGTCGTCACCTACGCAGTCGCGGCCGGGCTCGCGCTCGTCGGTGCCTTTCTCGGTGCGCTCGCCGTCTCCCCCGTCTCGGACGGAGTCGTTCTGGTACCGGTCATGCTGTTTCTCTACAGTAGCATCCCGTGGCTGGCGCTGGCGGCGCTGACCGCGAGCGCCGGGCGACTCCTCGACGAACTCATCGACACCGACCGCATCCCACGGCCCTACCTGAACCTGCCCTTCGGCGTCGTCGCCCTCGGCCTGGTCGTCCGTGGGTTCGCGGGCTACTTCCTCGAACGGGAGTCGGTGCTCGCTCACCTGCGCGTGGCCGGCGTCACCGTCCTCCCCACGCATCGCCTCGCCCTCTTCGTCGTCTCGGCCATTGTCGTCTCCCTCGTCGGCGTTCGCGTCGGCGCGCACCTCGCCGACGAGGGGAAAGGGACGGGCGATCCGGACCCCGACCCCGAGACGGTCGAGCGGTCGTAGTTACCAGGGTGCGAAGTCGGGGTCGATCCGCCGCTCGCGACGCTCGATGCCGTCGATGCGTTCAACGTCCTCGTCGTCGAGGTCGAGCGACAGCGAGGCCCAGTTGTCGCGGATGTGGCCCTCGGTCGTCGCCTTCGGGATGGCGGTGACGCCCTTCTCGCGGAGCCACGCGAGCGACACCTGTGCCTCGCTGACGCCGTGTCTCTCCGCGACCGCCTGGATCTCCGGCACGTCGAACACCTCGCCACGGGCCAGCGGCGAGTACGCAACCACTTCGACGTCGTGAGCGGCACAGTGTGCTCGGAGTTCTTCCTGTGGGAGCAGGGGGTGACACTCGATCTGGTTGGCGAAGATCGGTGCGTCCGTCAGTTCGACCGCCTCGGTCACTCCCTCGGGCTGGAAGTTGCTGATCCCGATCCGGTCGATCCGCCCCGACTCGTGGAGTTCCTCGAACGCCCCGAGCGTTTCCTCGGGGTCGTACGCCCCGGCGGGCCAGTGGACGTACAGCAGGTCGACGTAGTCGACGCCGAGTTTGTCGAGGCTCTCTTCGGTCGAGGACAACACGTCGTCGGCCGCGAGTTGGTCGATCCACACCTTCGTCGCGAGAAACACGTCGTCGCGTGGCACGTCGGCCCGCGCGATGCCGTCGCCGACGTGTTCCTCGTTGTCGTACGCCTGTGCCGTGTCGACGTGTCGATACCCCATCTCCAAGGCGGTTGCGACCGCCGCTGCGCAGTCCTCGGGATCCGTGTTCTGCCAGGTTCCGAGTCCCAGTACCGGCATTTCGGTCGTCGTCGATCCGTCGCTGTTCGGGGGAGTGGACATACACGTTCGAGGGCCGAGACGCCGAAAGGGGTTGTGGAAGGACCGGTTCGTGCCGCTATCTCGCAGTCACTCGCCCAGCCGTTCCTTGGCGAACCGCCCGAGGAGCGGCATGTCCCGCAGGTGGACCAGTCGCAACATCGCCCGGACGTTGCCCGCGTTGGCTTTCGCGAGGGTGTCACTGTCCGTGGCGTTGAGGTCCGACATCAGGGTGTCGTACCGGTCGTTGGGGGCGAGATAGAGAAGTTCCGTCATCAGCAGTCGTTCGCGCATCCGTGGGGCGACCTCGCTGTGCCAGAGTTTGCTGTACACCGACATCGCCTCCGCGGAGGTGTCGGGGTCGTCGTGAGCGAAACAGCGGTCGGCGGTGATGGCGGCCATTCGACCGGATTTCATCCCCTTGTGGATCCCCTCGCCCCACAGCGGATCGATCGTCGGGACGGTGTCGCCGATGGCCATGAACCCGTCCGTACAGAGCTGTCTGGGCATCTGGATGTGGGCCGAGCCGCGGTGTTGCTGTTTCTCGGCGATGCGCTCGGCGTCGGCGAAGCGCGGATCGGTTTCGAGCCAGTGGTGGAGGTAGTCGTCGATGCCCGCGTCGTCGCGGCCGTAGCGTTCGTGGCTCTCGTTTTGGATGTAACAGAGACCGACCTTCGCGGTGTCGCCGCCGGTGTGGAAGATCCAGGAGTAGCCGCCGGGGGCGTACTCGTGATCCAGCCGGAGCATCATCGTGTCGGTCAGGTCGGCGTACTCCGGGTGATCGACGTCGACCCCCTCCATCTCCCACTCGACACCGATGGCCTGTTTCTCCCGGGAGAGGTCGCTCACCCCGAGTTCCTTCGCGAGGGGGGCGGCCGGCCCGGTGGCGTCGACGACGATGTCCGCGTACACTTCTTCGTCGCCCGCGTACCGGACGCCCGAAATCGTGCCGTCGTCCATGATCGGCCCGTTCACCCGGGCGTCGAATCGGTAGGTCGCACCCTCGTCGCGTCCCTCACTCACGAGCCACTGTTTGAACTCCGCGAACTCCAGAACCGCGCCGGGTTGGTGTTGGACGTAGTGTTCGTTGGGGGATTCGAGCACCACGTCGTCGGTGTAGTTCATCACCACGTCGTCCGGCACGCCGAAAGAGGCCATCATGGAGTGAAACGTGCCGGCAGTCGACTTGTTGCTCTGACGGGGGAACCCGTCCTCGGCTTCGGCCTCGAGGACGACGACGTCGTGCCCCCGCTGAGCGAGGTCGCGCGCACACTGGGCCCCGGCAGGCCCAGCGCCGGCGACGATCACGTCGAAACGGTCGGACATGGTTTCCGATACCGCGAGAGGCTAATCAGTCTTGCTGAACGGGGTCGGTGCCGTACCACCGGCCGGTCGCTACGCCCCCTCGCCGATCCGCTGGAAGACGAGTCCCCAGAGGCTCGTCGCGAGGGCGACGCCGCCGAGGAGGAGGAACGCCCCGTCGAACAGCCCGTAGTCCGCGAGGTGCCCGACCGTCGGCGGACCGATCGCGCCGAACGCGATGTATCCGGTCCGGAGGAGGCCGAATCCGCTCCCCCGAATCTCGTCGGGGAGCGATCCGACGCCCGCGGCGTTCACCGGCGGCATCCCGCCGAGCATACAACTCAACAGGAGGACGACACCCACCAACGCTGGCAGCGTCTCGACGACCGTGAGCAGGCCGAACGCCGGGACGCTGAGCCCGAGAAACAGCCCGATAGCGACCCGGTTGCCGAAGCGGTCGGCCGTCACACCAGACAGGAACTGCAGTCCGATCGCGGCGGCGAAAAAGAGGCTGAACAGCGTCGCGGCCGTCCCCGGATCCTGCCCTTTCACCTCGATGAGGTACGTCGGCAGGAACCCCGTTACGCTCTGGTAGAGGAACATGTTGAGCGAGAGGAGGACGGTGACCGAGAGGACCCGCGGGCGCTTGACTTCCGTGGCGACGGTCGACATCGTCCTCCGGAACGACTCACCCTCGTCGTGGGCTGACGACCGCCGGGGGACTGCGATCCAGATGCCCACCGCGGCGACGACCAAGACCGGCAACAGGATCCCGAATCCCCACCGCCAGCCGAGGTAGACGCTGACGGCCCCCGCACTCGCCGGCAACACGACGTTGCCGACGTTGCCAGCCGCCTGCGACACGCTGATCGCTGTCGTCTCCATCCGCTCGTACACCGCCGAGATCACCGTGATCCGGGTGGTTCCGTAGAGTCCAGTCCCGAGGCCGAGCAGGATCGTCGCGGCGACGAACAGCGGCAGCGTCGTCGAGGCGAAGATGGCTCCGACGCCGACGACCGTGAGCAGGACGCTCCCGGTGAGCACGGATCGCTCCCCGACGACGTCGGCCAGGGCACCGCCGGGGAACTGAAAGAGCGCGTAGGTCGTCCACAGGACGCCGATGAACAGCCCCGCGGTCGCGTTGTCGACGCCGAACTCCGCGGTCACCTGCGGGAGAAGTGCCGGATAGACGATGCGCACGCCGAGTGTCAGAAACCAGCCAAGCGAGACGAACAGGAGGACCCACCCGGAGCCGTCACGCCTGAGGTCGGTCACCACGTCGGCGACCGACGCGTAGAACCGGGACACCGTTACCATCGGTGGGGGATACTCCGAACCACGACTTGAGTCATTGCATCCGGAGGCGGATCGCCCCCGGACCTGGGACCCTCAGTAGAACTCGCGGACGAGGTCCGTCGCGTCCTCGGGCGCGCCGTCGGGGACGTCTGTCATGTCCGCGTCGACGCCGTGTCGTCGACTGTACGGCACCGAGTCCTCGTCCCGGTAGAGGACGCCCTGGTACTCCTTGCCGGGGTCGAGGATGCGCGACCGGGCGTCCTCGTAGTCGGTGGGATCGTGGTCGACGTCCGCGAGGTCGACGATGTGGTCACGGAAGTAGTCGTACGTGTCGACGTCGTTGAACGTCACACAGGGCGAGAACACGTTGACGAAGCCGAAGCCGTCGTGTTCGACAGCCTGTTTGACGATGTCGGCGTGACGCTGGGCGTCGGTCGAGAACGACTGTGCGATGAAGGTGCCGCTCGCGGCGAGTGCGAGCGCCAGTGGGTTCACCGGGGGTTGCTGTGGCCCCTCGGGTGTGGTCGACGTCTCGAAGTCCTCGCGGCTGGTCGGCGAGGCCTGGCCCTTCGTCAGCCCGTAGATGCGATTGTCCATCACGACGTAGGTCATGTCGACGTTGCGGCGGACGGCGTGGATGAAATGCCCCGCGCCGATGGAGTAGCCGTCGCCGTCGCCGCCCGCGACCATCACCTCGACGTCGGGGTTGGCGAGTTTGACGCCGGCACCGACCGGAAGCGCGCGGCCGTGGACGCCGTGGATGGCGTAGGAGCGCATGTACGTTCCGATCTTGCCCGAGCAGCCGATGCCCGCGACGACGAACGTCTCGTCGGGGCTGTTGCCGGTTTCGGCCAGCGCCTTCATCATCCCGTTCATGGTGCCGAAGTCGCCACATCCCGGACACCACGTCGGCTGTGCGTCGGATTTGAAATCGGTGAATCGAACGTTGGAACTCATGGGGTTGCCTCCTCTCCGGCCGCCTGGGTGCCGAGTGCCGCTGCGATCCGCTCCGCGAGTTCGTCCGCCTTGAAGCGGACGCCGTCGTACTTGTTCAGCCGTGTCACGCGCGTCAGCGTGTCGTGCTCGATCAGGTCCGCGAACTGCCCGGTCGCGTTACACTCGACGACGATGGTCTCCGCCGCGGCCTCGACGGCCTCGGTCAGGTCGGGACGCGGGAAGACGTAGGGCACCGAGAGGAACCGCACGTCGATGCCCCGATCGTCGAGAAAGCGCATCGCCTCGACCATCGCGCCCTCGTTCGACCCCCACGAGACGACGAGCGTGTCCGCGTCCGCGTCGCCGAACTCCCGTGGTTCGAACGCTTCCCGGTCGCGGGCCGTCTCGACCTTTCGGCTCCGCTTGTCGACTTGCTGGACGCGCATCTCCGTGTCCTCCGTCCGCCGGCCGAGTTCGTCGTGTTCGAGGCCGGTGGACATGTGGACGCCGCCTTCGGTCCCGGGGAACGCCCGCGGGCTGACGCCGTCGTCGGTGAGAGCGTGGGGTTTGAACCGACCCTCCTCGTCCTGCCACTCGCCGACGGTCTCCTCGTCGACGACCTTCCCGCGATCGATCTCGACGGCGTCCATGTCGAACTCCTCGGGCGCGTAGGTCTGCTCGGTGACCGCGAGCGAGAGGTCGGCCGTGAGGTAGACGGGGATCTGGTACTTCTCCGCGAGGTTGAACGCCTCGACGGTCTTGTGGAAACACTCCGCGATGGTCGTCGGCGCGAGAACGAACCGCGGCACTTCGCCGTGACCGCCGTAGAGCATGGCGTTCAAGTCGCCCTGCTCCTGTTTGGTCGGCATCCCGGTCGAGGGCCCCGACCGCATCACGTTACAGATGACCAGCGGCGTCTCGCTGGTCGCCACCAGCCCGAACGTCTCGGTCATGAGGTCGATCCCCGGCCCGGACGTGGCCGTCATGGACCGGGCGCCCGAGCGAGCCGCCCCGAGCGCCATGTTGATCGCCGAGAGTTCGTCCTCGGCCTGGACGACGTGGCCTCCGTAGCGTTCGATCCGGCCGGTGAGATACTCCATCACGTTGGTCGCGGGCGTGATCGGGTAGCCGGCGTAAAACCGACAGCCGCCGGCGATGGCTCCCATGCCGATCGCCTCGTCGCCGTTCAGGAGGACGTAGTCCTCGTCGGTACACTCCAGATCGTAGCCGAAGGCTTCGTCGTACTCGTCTTCGACGTAGTCCCGCCCCTTCCGGGCGGCGGTCATGTTGTTCTCGACGATCGATCGTCCCTTGTCGCCGAACCGTTTCTCGAGCGCGCTGTCGAGGTTCTCGATCGGGAACCCGCTCACCGCACACGCCGCGCCGAGGGCGACGACGTTGCGCATGATCGCCCCCCCGGCATCCTCGGCGAGTCCCTTCAGGGGGACGTCGAGACCGATCATCCCGTCGGGAATCTCGACGTCCTGCATGGTCGTCCGGTCCCCGTCGTAGATGATGACGCTCCCGTCGTGGAGTTCGTTCAGGTTCTCGTCGATGGTGCGCTGGGTCAACGCGATGAGAACGTCGAGACGGTCGACGACGCTCTGGACCTGCGATACCGACGTCCGGATCTTGTACGAGGTGTACCCGCCGCGGATCCGCGACGCGAAGTCCTTGGAGGTGAACACGTGCCGACCGGCCCTCGAAAGCGCCTGGGCGAAGATTTTTCCGGTGGAGTCGATGCCGTCGCCGGCCTCGCCACCGATCGCCCAGTTGAAGTCCGCAGGCATGCTGTGGACGACCTACCGCCGGATCGGTCAAAAGCCTTCTGAATAGTTCGGATTCCCGCAAAAACGGACGGTTCTCGGCCTTCGTGGCCCGGTTTTCGGTCCTCAAAGTCCCCGGGAGCCGCCGACGCCACTCGATTCGGCCCCGAAACGCCGCGGTCCCGTGGCGTAGGTTTATCACGAATGATTTGAAAATCTATCGTGAGATATGTCCGATGACGACGACATCGAACTGGAGGCGCGCCTCGAAGAACAGGCAGCGTTCAAACCCTCCGACGCGTTCGCCGACCAGGCGAACGTCTCGGATCCGGGCATCTACGAGGAGTTCGAGGAGAACTGGCCGGAGTGTTGGGAGGCAGCCGCCGATCTCCTCGACTGGGACGCGGGGTACGATCAGGTGCTCGACGACTCGAACCCGCCGTTCTACGAGTGGTTCACCGGGGGAGAACTGAACGCGTCGGCCAACTGTCTCGACCGGCACCTCGACGAGCGTGGCGACGAGGCGGCCATCGAGTGGGTCGGTGAACCCGTCGACGAGGACGACCGGACGTACACGTACGAGGAACTCCACCGCGAGGTCAACGAGTTCGCCGCGGGGTTGCGGGACCTGGGCGTCGGCGAGGACGACGTGGTGACGATGTACATGCCGATGATCCCCGAACTTCCCATCGCCATGCTCGCGTGTGCGCGCATCGGTGCGCCACACAGCGTCGTGTTCGCGGGGTTCTCGGCGGACGCGCTGGCGACCCGGATGGACGCCGCCGACTCCGAGTATCTCGTCACCTGCGACGGCTACTACCGCCGTGGTGATCCGCTCGACCACCTCGCGAAGGCCAACGAGGGACTCGACGGCGTCGAGGGCCACGTCGAGGACGTGGTCGTCACCGAACGCCTCCTGGACGGCGACGGCTTCGGCCACGACCTGGCGGACAACCAGCGCACCTACGCCGACCTCGTCGCCGCCCACGAGGGCGAGACGGTCGAGCCGGTCCAGCGCGACGCCGAGGACATGCTCTTCTTGATGTACACGTCCGGGACGACCGGGCAACCGAAGGGCGTGAAACACACCACCGGCGGCTACCTCGCGTGGGCGGCGTGGACCGGGCAGGCGGTACTCGACATCAAGCCCGAGGACACGTACTTCTGCTCGGCGGACATCGGCTGGATCACCGGCCACTCCTACATCGTCTACGGACCGCTCGCGCTCGGCACGACGACGATGATGTACGAGGGGACACCCGACCACCCCGACCGGGACCGCCTCTGGCAGATCGTCGACGACTACGACGCGACCCAACTCTACACCGCGCCGACCGCGATCAGGGCGTTCATGAAGTGGGGAGCGGAGTACCCCGACCGCCACGACCTCTCCAGCCTCCGGCTGCTTGGGACGGTCGGCGAACCCATCAACCCGCGGGCGTGGAAGTGGTACTACAAACACATCGGGAACGAGGAGTGTCCCATCGTCGACACGTGGTGGCAGACCGAGACGGGCGGGATGATGGTCACGACCCTCCCGGGGGTCAAGACGATGAAGCCCGGGAGCGCGGGCCCGCCCCTGCCGGGCGTCGACGCACGGATCGTCGACACCAACGGCGACGAAGTGGAGGCCGGCCGCGCTGGCTACCTCACGGTCGAGAAGCCCTGGCCCGGCATGCTGCGGACGCTCTACCGCAACGACGAGCGGTACATCGAGGAGTACTGGGCGGAGTACTCCGACACCGACAGTTCCGACCCCGAGGACTGGGTGTACTTCCCCGAGGACGGCGCGAAGATCGACGACGATGGCTACATCACCGTCCTCGGCCGGGTCGACGACGTGATCAACGTCTCCGGCCACCGCTTGGGGACGATGGAGATCGAGTCGGCCATCGTCGGCGTGGAGGGCGTCGCAGAGGCGGCGGTCGTCGGCGGCGACCACGAGATGAAAGGCGAGGCGGTGTACGCCTACGTCATCACCGAGGAGGGGTACGATGAGAACGACGAACTCCGGGACCGGATCGTCGCGGGCGTCGAGGACGCTATCGGCCCGATCGCACGCCCAGAACGGGTGGTCTTCTCGCCCGATCTGCCCAAGACCCGGTCGGGCAAGATCATGCGCCGTCTGCTGGAGGACATCGCCAACGAGGCCGAACTGGGCGACACGTCGACGCTACGAAATCCCGACATCGTCGAGGACATTCAGGGCAAGATCAGCGGCGACTGAGCGGGATCAGGCTCCCTTTTTCCGGTCACGCCACACGGTCAGTAGTTCGTACAGGAAGACGACGCCGACCAGTGCCACCGACCCCCAGATCAGGGCGGCAAAGGCGAACGCCGAGAGCGTCATCGCTCCGTCCCCCCGTCGGTCGAGGCCTCCGGATCCTCGAGTCGGCGGATGTCACGGTCGAGTCGGGTGAGGTCGTACGGCCGGTCGACGAGACGCGCCGTCAGGACCGCCAGCCCCGTTGAGACGGCGGCGGCCCCGAGGAAGGAGACGAAGTAGGAGGCCGCGGGGAGCGCAGCGAGGGGGAGGACGCCCCGAGCGGGCGGGAAGAAGGCCAGGCCGACGACGAGGCCGGCCGCACTTGCCAGGAGCGCCCCGCCGGACCACGCCCGCGAGGAGTAGAGGCCATGAAGGAGGGGGACGAACGTCGCGGCGGCGAGGAGGTCGGCGAGCAGAAAGAGCGTGAGCACGGAGTAGCCCTGTGCGCCGACGCCGGTGGCGGCGGCGGCGACGACGACGGTCACCCCGCGGGCGGCCGCGGTCAGGCCGGCGTCGGAGACGTCGAACGCGCGGGGGAGGTCGACCGTGACGATGCTCGCGATGGCGTTGAACAGCGTGTCCGCACTGGAGACGACGAGCAGGGTCGCGAGGAGGGCGACGACTGCGACGGCGGCGTCGGGTAACACCTCGTTCACGACGAGGAAGAAGGAGACGCTGGCGTCGCCGGGTGCCTCGACGAGGCCGAGACCGACCGCGACGGGGCCGAACACGCCGGCAAGGAGAACCATGGGAACGACGGCGACGGCGGCGACGAGGAAGGAGCGTCGGAGCGTCCGCTCGTCGCGGGCGGCGTACACTCGCTGCCACCACGCCTGGTTCAGCATCTCTGCGCCGACGACGGCGACGACGACGTAGACGCCGAACTCCACGCCGGTCGGCGACCCGACCGCCAGCAGGTCGGGCGAGGCGTCGACGATCGCGGCGTGGGCGGCTCCGGTACCGCCGAGCGAGAGGAGCGTAACGACGACGCTGACGATCAACAGGGGCAGGATGAGGATCGTCTGGACGGTGTCGGTGACCATGCTCGCTCGGAGGCCGCCATAACCGGTGTACGCGAGGACGGTGACGCCGACGACCGTCGCCGTCTGCCAACCGGGGACACCAGCGAGCAGGGAGAGCGCACTCGCGATGCCGGTGAACTCGGCGGCGAGGAAGACGAACATGTAGGCGACGCTCACCAGCAGGACGTAGCCGTACATCGCCGTCCCGTAGCGGGCGTAGGCGTACTCCGTGAGACTGTGGCCGTCGGGAATCAGCTCCCGAATCCGCGGACCGAGGACCGCGAAGGCGACGAGTGCCAGCGCCGATCCGGCGGCGTAGCCGGCGACGGCGGTCACGCCGCCGAACGCCGCCCCCGCCTCGGCGGGACTGAAGAGGATCCACGCTCCCATGCTGGAGGCGACGAGGGTCGCGGTCAGCGCTCCGCCGCCGGTGGAGTTCCGGGCGGTGATGTAATCCTCGACCGTCTCGATGCGACCGCGGGCGAACCACGCGCCGAACGCGGCGAAGGCGATTAACACGACGACCACGAGTCCGAGAACCGGCGTCGTCGTCACCACGTCCCGTCACCTCCGGGTCGATCTGCCGTTCCGGTAGCGTGCATGTCCGCCGGTGCGTGGCCGACGGTGTAATAGTTTGTGTTATAACCGGGTAATCACCGCTACAGGTAGCTGGCGTCCCACCGGGTCGGCTTGCGGCGGTTCTCGCAGTCGTTGCAGACGACGCGACCCATCGTGTCCATCGAGACGGCGAAGCTGTCGCAGTTTCCACAGAGGTAGCCGTAGCGCTCGTCGCGGCCCCGGTCGAGATACACGGTGTAGAACGGGCCGTCGGAACCACGGAGGCTCTCGTCGAGGGCAGCGTACACCTGCCGACCGTCGGGGAGGGTCGCGGCCTCGGTGAGAACCTGTCGACCGCCGGCGTCGGGGAACTTGGAGTAGAGGCGTTCGACGAACGGTTC includes the following:
- a CDS encoding sodium:solute symporter family transporter; translated protein: MVTTTPVLGLVVVVLIAFAAFGAWFARGRIETVEDYITARNSTGGGALTATLVASSMGAWILFSPAEAGAAFGGVTAVAGYAAGSALALVAFAVLGPRIRELIPDGHSLTEYAYARYGTAMYGYVLLVSVAYMFVFLAAEFTGIASALSLLAGVPGWQTATVVGVTVLAYTGYGGLRASMVTDTVQTILILPLLIVSVVVTLLSLGGTGAAHAAIVDASPDLLAVGSPTGVEFGVYVVVAVVGAEMLNQAWWQRVYAARDERTLRRSFLVAAVAVVPMVLLAGVFGPVAVGLGLVEAPGDASVSFFLVVNEVLPDAAVAVVALLATLLVVSSADTLFNAIASIVTVDLPRAFDVSDAGLTAAARGVTVVVAAAATGVGAQGYSVLTLFLLADLLAAATFVPLLHGLYSSRAWSGGALLASAAGLVVGLAFFPPARGVLPLAALPAASYFVSFLGAAAVSTGLAVLTARLVDRPYDLTRLDRDIRRLEDPEASTDGGTER